The Lycium barbarum isolate Lr01 chromosome 9, ASM1917538v2, whole genome shotgun sequence genome has a segment encoding these proteins:
- the LOC132611706 gene encoding uncharacterized protein LOC132611706: MLDSCKARFQSVKKNRVYAQNIPKAAGTGPRKKKNMLPAWANRSLVHPFYDYKGPKLDKGNKVEFLSHLCTVINLKTGEVVLTAKKYKNIYVVNFGISDESDLTCIGAVDDDTKLWHRRLGHASFTLLNKLASKDLVCGLPNVKFKDHKVCDACIKGKQVRTFFKPKKEVSTSRPLELLHMDLCGPMRIQSRGGKKYIFVIVDEFSRFTWTLFLRTKDETSSVFVAFVKKIQVKLGHQVASIRSDHGTEFDNVNFNEFCAENGISHNFSPPRTPQQNGVVERKSRTLEDMVRTMLIASGVAKGFWVEAVNTACHLINKCMISKGTQSGEADDGDLTIPDEVLEITNGKAERMNQVEASNEEGVAKCAGKAEVPSPSITPLEAEDRVADVVLGTPSAETRSEDLGSVDANNGSNVAEPGPSNTQIQVSNWKHKKYHPLDNIISPLDTGIQTRSKVKTMFAYSAFISQIEPKKSRKH, translated from the exons ATGCTG GACTCTTGCAAAGCTAGATTTCAGTCTGTAAAGAAAAACAGAGTCTATGCTCAGAATATACCAAAGGCTGCGGGAACGGGTCCCCGAAAGAAGAAAAATATGCTGCCTGCATGGGCAAATAGATCTCTTGTTCATCCATTCTATGACTACAAGGGACCTAAGTTG GACAAAGGGAACAAAGTGGAGTTCTTGTCTCACTTGTGTACTGTCATAAATCTCAAAACTGGTGAAGTGGTTCTAACTgcaaaaaaatataagaatattTATGTAGTGAATTTTGGTATATCAGATGAGAGTGACTTGACATGTATCGGTGCTGTAGATGATGATACTAAGCTGTGGCATAGAAGACTAGGACATGCAAGTTTCACTCTGCTGAACAAACTTGCATCAAAGGACCTGGTCTGTGGGCTACCTAATGTCAAGTTCAAAGATCACAAGGTGTGTGATGCATGTATTAAAGGGAAGCAGGTCAGGACTTTCTTCAAACCAAAGAAGGAAGTAAGTACCTCTAGGCCACTAGAGCTTCTTCATATGGATCTTTGTGGACCTATGAGGATACAAAGCAGAGGTGGCAAGAAGTATATTtttgtgattgttgatgaattttcAAGATTCACTTGGACTCTGTTCTTAAGAACCAAGGATGAAACATCCTCTGTGTTTGTAGCCTTTGTGAAAAAGATTCAAGTGAAGTTGGGGCACCAAGTTGCAAGTATCAGATCTGATCATGGCACCGAATTTGACAATGTCAATTTCAATGAATTTTGTGCTGAAAATGGAATCAGTCATAATTTCTCGCCTCCTAGaacacctcaacaaaatggtgttgTGGAAAGGAAAAGCAGGACACTTGAAGATATGGTTAGAACAATGCTGATTGCGAGTGGTGTGGCCAAAGGCTTCTGGGTTGAGGCTGTTAACACTGCTTGTCATTTGATCAACAAGTGTATGATTAG CAAAGGGACACAAAGTGGTGAAGCAGATGATGGTGATCTCACAATTCCTGATGAGGTCTTGGAAATCACAAATGGGAAAGCTGAAAGGATGAATCAAGTTGAGGCTAGTAATGAAGAAGGAGTTGCAAAATGTGCAGGAAAGGCTGAAGTACCTAGTCCCTCCATTACTCCACTTGAAGCTGAAGACAGGGTAGCTGATGTTGTGTTAGGAACTCCTAGTGCTGAGACAAGAAGTGAAGATCTTGGGTCCGTTGATGCAAATAATGGATCAAATGTGGCAGAACCTGGTCCCTCAAACACTCAAATTCAAGTATCCAACTGGAAACACAAAAAATATCACCCTCTTGACAATATAATTTCTCCTTTAGACACAGGTATTCAAACCAGGTCTAAGGTCAAAACCATGTTTGCCTACTCTGCTTTCATATCTCAAATTGAGCCAAAAAAATCAAGGAAGCATTGA